CTCATCAATGGGACGACCGTTGGCAACCTGGCGATGATTCTGACGACATGTAAGCCTGAAGCAAGGGTGCTTGTGCAGCGGAACTGTCATAAATCGGTCATGAGTGGGGTCCAATTAGCTGGTGCAAGACCGGTGATGTTATCTCCTGAAATAGACCGAGAGACGGGTATTGCAACTGGAATTACATTAGACCAGGTAAAAGAGGCTTTTTTGCACTATCAACATATTGATGCAGTCATTCTCACGAACCCTAATTATTACGGGATGACGAAGAATTTACGTGAGATTATTTCATTTGTACATAAGAGGGATGTTCCTGTTCTTATAGATGAAGCACATGGGGCACATTTTTCAATAGGATCCCCTTTCCCGCCTTCCTCACTGTCGATGGGTGCTGATATCGTCGTCCAATCTGCGCACAAGACTCTACCAGCGATGACGATGGCTTCGTTCCTTCATGTCAAATCAGAACGTATTGACGTTGCGCTTTTGGAAGAGAACTTGCAAATTTTACAGTCAAGCAGCCCGTCTTACGTCTTGATGGCGTCATTGGATTATGCGCGCTCGTATATCGAAAGTTTGGAAAAACAAGATATTAAGCGCATTTTAGAACGTATCGAAACATTAAAGCAACGGCTCAACGGAATCCCGCAAATCAAAGTTATCCAGCATACAAACGCATCAGATTGGTTTGATCCGCTCAAATTGATCATCCAGTCTAAAACATCCTTATCTGGCTTTGAAATGCAAGCTATTTTTGAAAAGGCGGGAATTTATTCGGAGCTTGCTGATCCTTACAATGTCCTTTTCATTCTTCCACTTGCCCCGCTCGAGCAAATCGAGGAGCTTGCCTCTTTAATTGAACGGACGCTAAGTAGTTATGATATGGTCGAGCGTGAAATCGTGAAAGTCGATCGATTTCCTTCCATTACGGAATTGACATTGACAGATAAGGAACTAAAAGCTACAAAAACGAAAAGACTCCCACTAGAAAAAACAGTGAATGAGATAAGCGCAGAAACGATTGTACCTTATCCGCCAGGCATTCCGATCATCATGAAAGGTGAGAAGATAACGGAATCCCATGTTAAGTATTGTCATTTCCTTTTTCAAAAAGGTGCCAGATTTCAGGGGACGGATCTTAAAGATATACGTGTAGCCGAAACACATCAGGAAACTCGGAGGTAGTAGTATGCAAAACGGATTATTTATTACATTTGAAGGTCCAGAGGGTGCCGGAAAAACAACCATCATTAAACAAATCGAGCAGGAAGTATCCAAACGGATCCAAGTACTTTGTACTCGTGAGCCGGGAGGGATCGACATTGCTGAACAAATCCGGGCGGTGATCTTGAATCCGGAAAACACAAAGATGGATAGTCGGACAGAAGCGTTGCTTTATGCAGCTGCAAGAAGACAGCATCTTGTCGAGAAAGTCATCCCGGCCATAGAGGAGGGAAAGCTGGTTCTTTGCGATCGATTCATTGACAGCAGCCTTGCGTATCAAGGATATGCACGAGGTCTTGGAATCGAAGAGGTCTATTCAATCAACCGTTTTGCGACAGAGGATCGGATGCCGGATTTAACAGTGTATTTTGATCTATCTCCTGAAGTTGGATTAAGTCGGATTGATGACAATGAACAACGGGAAAAGAATCGGCTGGATCTAGAAAAAATGGAGTTTCATAAAAAGGTACAGGAAGGTTATAAGCGTGTCCTGAGCATGTTTCCAGATCGTATGGTCGTCGTAGATGCCGAACAGCCGATCGAAAAAGTCTATCAGGATGTGCTTGTGGTTATCGAGAGGAAACTTGGTGAGATAAATTAGGGTGTAACTGTTATAATAGTATAAAGAACC
This genomic window from Alkalihalobacillus sp. TS-13 contains:
- a CDS encoding aminotransferase class I/II-fold pyridoxal phosphate-dependent enzyme; translation: MRHLHTPLIDKLREHYDKAKFSFHVPGHKFGKLMSSEVWTHNLLELDATELTGLDDLHDATDVIKEAQALTASFYGADKSYFLINGTTVGNLAMILTTCKPEARVLVQRNCHKSVMSGVQLAGARPVMLSPEIDRETGIATGITLDQVKEAFLHYQHIDAVILTNPNYYGMTKNLREIISFVHKRDVPVLIDEAHGAHFSIGSPFPPSSLSMGADIVVQSAHKTLPAMTMASFLHVKSERIDVALLEENLQILQSSSPSYVLMASLDYARSYIESLEKQDIKRILERIETLKQRLNGIPQIKVIQHTNASDWFDPLKLIIQSKTSLSGFEMQAIFEKAGIYSELADPYNVLFILPLAPLEQIEELASLIERTLSSYDMVEREIVKVDRFPSITELTLTDKELKATKTKRLPLEKTVNEISAETIVPYPPGIPIIMKGEKITESHVKYCHFLFQKGARFQGTDLKDIRVAETHQETRR
- the tmk gene encoding dTMP kinase, translated to MQNGLFITFEGPEGAGKTTIIKQIEQEVSKRIQVLCTREPGGIDIAEQIRAVILNPENTKMDSRTEALLYAAARRQHLVEKVIPAIEEGKLVLCDRFIDSSLAYQGYARGLGIEEVYSINRFATEDRMPDLTVYFDLSPEVGLSRIDDNEQREKNRLDLEKMEFHKKVQEGYKRVLSMFPDRMVVVDAEQPIEKVYQDVLVVIERKLGEIN